From Fibrobacter succinogenes, the proteins below share one genomic window:
- a CDS encoding amino acid ABC transporter ATP-binding protein, with protein sequence MDYANNQSVITNGASQDTSPILEVKHLKKSFGDLHVLKDISLDLNAGEVLSIIGPSGSGKSTLLRCLTQLETFEAGEVRVDGKNLVVSALNEPIKYAPANVLREIRLSTGLVFQNFNLFPHLTVLQNLTLAPIRVLGIPREEARATGRRLLKQMGLESKEKSYPCELSGGQQQRVSIARALALKPKILFFDEPTSALDPELTGEVLKIIKKLAEDRMTMVIVTHEMAFARDVANKVIFMDQGVVVEQGTPDFVFNQSQNKRLSAFLERFSRN encoded by the coding sequence ATGGATTATGCAAACAATCAGTCTGTAATTACAAATGGCGCCTCTCAAGATACATCTCCGATTCTCGAAGTCAAGCACTTGAAAAAATCTTTTGGTGACTTGCATGTGCTCAAGGATATTTCTTTGGACCTCAACGCCGGCGAGGTGCTTTCGATTATTGGACCTTCCGGTTCTGGCAAAAGTACGCTCCTCCGTTGCTTGACGCAGCTCGAAACATTCGAAGCGGGCGAGGTGCGTGTTGATGGAAAAAACTTGGTTGTGTCAGCCCTCAACGAACCGATAAAATATGCTCCCGCTAATGTGCTCCGCGAAATTCGCCTTTCGACCGGTCTCGTGTTTCAGAACTTCAATCTGTTCCCGCATTTGACCGTTCTCCAGAACTTGACGCTTGCTCCGATTCGCGTGCTCGGCATTCCGCGTGAAGAAGCCCGCGCTACGGGACGTCGTTTGCTTAAGCAGATGGGGCTTGAAAGCAAGGAAAAGTCTTACCCCTGCGAACTGAGTGGCGGCCAGCAGCAGCGCGTGTCTATAGCCCGTGCGCTTGCTTTAAAACCAAAAATTCTTTTCTTTGATGAACCGACGAGCGCTTTGGACCCAGAACTTACGGGCGAGGTTCTCAAGATTATCAAGAAGCTGGCCGAAGACCGCATGACGATGGTCATTGTGACTCATGAAATGGCTTTTGCACGTGATGTGGCGAACAAGGTTATTTTCATGGATCAGGGTGTCGTTGTTGAACAAGGAACTCCTGATTTTGTGTTTAACCAATCTCAAAACAAACGATTGAGCGCATTTTTGGAACGCTTTTCTCGGAACTAG
- a CDS encoding porin family protein translates to MKRFIVALAVALMGFGSNAFADEDNFNDASAKKSEAPAVRNLSVDPFHFGVHVGMGFGSYWDYPSDLLGKNDWFNVGFDLGCTFNTRINRYLSVVPELNFGMVISSRDLGDDVSENRGAYGINIPVAVRFTPTRQFYLETGVRMAFNFASSHTFSGSDFYGNSVSVSASETDGFVWEAKTFVPSLIFGLGGTFRENSHHDIDVGARFVLDVGGIEKYDDIYLTDGKQRMSVKNKAKVWNIQIVFNYYFGSPLSSF, encoded by the coding sequence ATGAAACGTTTTATAGTTGCATTGGCGGTTGCGCTGATGGGCTTTGGCTCAAACGCTTTTGCCGATGAAGACAATTTTAACGATGCTTCTGCTAAAAAATCAGAAGCTCCTGCGGTTAGAAACCTATCTGTAGACCCATTTCACTTTGGTGTTCATGTGGGTATGGGCTTTGGAAGCTATTGGGATTATCCGTCCGATTTGCTTGGGAAAAATGATTGGTTTAATGTGGGCTTTGATTTAGGTTGCACGTTCAACACCAGGATTAACCGTTATTTGAGCGTTGTTCCGGAATTGAATTTTGGCATGGTTATAAGCTCTAGAGATCTTGGTGATGATGTCTCCGAGAATCGCGGAGCCTATGGAATCAATATTCCAGTTGCTGTTCGTTTTACTCCGACTCGGCAGTTTTATCTTGAAACCGGTGTCCGCATGGCCTTTAACTTTGCGTCATCGCATACCTTTAGCGGGTCTGACTTTTATGGCAATTCTGTTTCTGTTTCGGCTTCGGAAACAGATGGGTTCGTTTGGGAGGCAAAGACTTTTGTTCCGTCCCTTATCTTTGGCCTTGGTGGGACCTTCAGAGAAAATTCACATCATGATATTGATGTTGGCGCTCGTTTTGTTCTTGATGTTGGCGGAATTGAAAAATATGACGATATTTACCTTACCGATGGTAAACAAAGGATGTCTGTGAAAAATAAAGCGAAAGTGTGGAATATACAGATTGTTTTCAATTACTATTTTGGTTCACCGCTATCCAGCTTTTAA